Genomic window (Thermithiobacillus plumbiphilus):
GACGAGCCGGTGCATGCCTTCAAGGAACATTTTGTCAAGCCGACTATCCGTAAAAAACGCGTGGGCCAGATGCTGGATTTCGGGGAACTGGATGCGCGTGTACGTGCTTTCCTACCAGATGTACAAGACATTGATCCCGAGCTGGCCATCGCCCGACTCTGGCAACAATCCAGTGCGGCGAATGATCAGGTACTGCTTTCTTTGGTGGAGGACTGGGTCTGGGCCGCGATCAGTACAGCTTCAGGGCGGCAACGGATCAAGGATTGGGTCAGTTTTCGTGTCCCGCGCAAGCGCGATTTCGTTCGGCTCGTCCCAGTGACTCCTGTTCCTTCTGATCCGGCCGGGCGTGTGCAAGGGCCGCCAGAACAATGGCGGCAACGTGATGGTTTTTCTCTGACCGACGCGCGCGCCAGTCTGCGCGAGGTCATGGACCAGGTCCACTACTGTGTATTCTGTCACGATCATGAAGGTGACCGTTGCTCTAAAGGTTTCCAGGGCAAGGACGGTGAGTTCCGACGCAATCCGTTGGACGTCGAACTGACCGGCTGCCCGCTGGAAGAGCGAATATCCGAAGCAAATGTGCTCAAGCGGGACGGTTTCACTCTAGGAGCATTGGCGGTCATCATGATTGATAATCCGCTGCTGCCCGCCACCGGACACCGGATTTGCAATGACTGCATGAAGTCTTGCATTTACCAAAAACAGGAGCCGGTCGACATTCCGCAGATCGAAACACGCATTCTAACGGATATCCTAGGCTGGCCCTGGGGCTTCGAAGTCTACTTCTTGTTGACGCGATGGAATCCACTCAACCGCGAAAGACCTTACACCCTGCCTTATAATGGCTTCAAGGTACTTACTGTGGGTTCCGGTCCGGCCGGGTTCAACTTGAGCTATCACCTGTTACAGGCGGGTTTTGGCATTGCCGCCATTGACGGCCTCAAGATCGAACCCCTGCCGTCGTGGTGGACAGGCTCGGCTGAACAGGTGCCCGTACCGATCCTCGACATCAACGAACTCTTCGAATCGCTGGACTCGCGGCGCATCGCCGGCTTCGGCGGGGTTGCGGAATACGGTATTACCGTACGCTGGGATAAAAATTTCCTCAAGCTCATTCAGCTCGCCTTGTGCCGCAATGCGTATTACTGCCTTTATGGTGGCGTGCGCTTTGGCGGCACGCTTACTGTCGAGGATGCCTGGGCAATTGGCTTTGATCACGTAGCGCTGTGTACAGGCGCCGGCAAGCCGACCGTTCTGCCCATGAAAAATCACCTTGCCCAAGGCATCCGCCAAGCCAGCGACTTTCTCATGGCCTTGCAGCTAACGGGAGCTGCCCAGTGGGAGAGTCTGGCAAATCTGCAGGTGCGTCTGCCTGCCCTGATCATTGGTGGTGGCTTGACGGCCATAGATACTGCGACCGAGGTACAGGCTTACTACATTCGTCAAGTGGAAAAGCTGCTTGAGCGATATGAAGCACTTGCGGAAACCGGACGTATGGATGCACTTCATGCGTCGTTGGACCCAGCTCAACGAATCATTCTAGAGGAACAGCTTGCTCACGGCCGGCAGGTCCGACAGGAACGGGAGCGGGCGAATCGAAACGGTACATTGCCGGACTTTATCTCCCTTATTCATGCTTGGGGAGGAGTAACCGTCGTTTATCGGCGCTCAATGGCGCAGTCTCCAGCCTATCTGCGTAATCATGAAGAGATTGAAAAGGCGTTGCAGGAAGGCATTTTTTATGCCGAAGCCCTTTCCCCGCTTGAGGCCAAGCTGGATGAGGCCGGGCATGTCCGGGCCATGTTGTTCGCCCTTCAGGCACAGGACTCGAATGGCAACTGGCGGGATGCTGGCGAGCAAGTCGAACTTGCCACGCGTTCCGTTTTCGTTGCTGCTGGCAGCACGCCTAATACCTCCTATGAAAGGGAGCATCCCGGCACATTCCCCATGCAGGGTCGCTTCTATGCCGCCTTCTCCTCCAGCGCCGATGGCGAGGAAGTGCACCCGATTCCGGGTTTGGGACATTGCAAATCCAGGGAGACAGGATTCCTGACTGGTTATCCCGGTCCCAAAAAAGTGAGTTTCTATGGTGATAACCATCCGCATTTCCATGGAAGCGTGGTAAAGGCAATGGCCTCAGGGCGAAAAGGTGCCTGCGAGATAATTGATCTTTTCAAGGGCCAAGCCACCATCCACGCGGACACTGCGACCCTCGACCAGCTATGGCGGCGCTTCGCGGCCGATCTAGACAACCGGTTCTCGGCCAGAATCAAATCGGTGGAGCGATTAGGCCAGCATTTGGTCCGTTTGACCATTCACGCGCCGCAAGCAACCCAAAACTGGCAGCCGGGCCAGATCTTTCGGCTCCAAAATTATGCAGGCCTCGCCTCGACCATGGGTAACACCCGGCTGCAGATGGAGGGAGTCGCCCTGGATGGGGTTCATGTTGATCGCGAACGTGGACTCATTACCCTGATGGTCAACGAAGTTGGGGTATCCACCCGCATTGCCGGCAGTTTACAGCCCGGCGACCCCGTGGTGCTCATGGGGCCCACCGGCACGGGGGTACCCATCGTGGAGGGACAGCATATCGTCGTGATTGGTCATCGGGCGGCTTTCACGAGCCTAATGGACGCTAGCGCAACCTGGCGGAGCAAGGGCAATCACGTCACCTTTATCGGCCATTTTCGTGATGCAGAGGCAATTGTGCCTCTGCAGGAGTTGGCGGCGGAGTTGGCAGACCAATTGGTTTGGGTAATTGACCAAGGACCGACGCCGATGCTGATGAGCCCCAACGAAATCTGCCACCTAGGCTGGCCCGCCTTCCTGCGCAGATGCGCTGAGGACGAGCACCTCGGCGCCTGGTTGAAAAATGCCGATTTGCTACTGGTCTCCGACACGCCGGCAGCCATGCGGTTATGTGCCACCGCAATCGAGGAAGATTTGCGTATGTTTGCCAAGCCGGGATTGCGGGCAATTGCCGCCGTAACCAGTCCGATGCAATGCATGCTGAAAGAGGTATGTGCTCAATGCCTTTGCAGTCATCGAGGAAATCCGGGGAAAGCAGAAAAAACAGTGTTTTCGTGCTTCGATCAACATCAGTCTTTATTCCATGTTGATTTCGTCAACCTAGGTTTGCGCCAGAGACAAAATGCAGTGCATGAAAAGCTTGGTGCACTCTGGTTTGATCAGCTTATGCATGAATAATCTGTTAATCGGACACCTGGTGGGACGTAATGGTCGCAACCGGAAGACATGTTATGGCTTTCCAGAATGCTATTTCCCCTGTTGTAGTGCTTCAGCGCAGAAAATTAGTATAAGTTTTATGTTGGAGTCGGGTGTGCTGTTTAATCTTGGTGCGAATAGAGATCTGCTGCACCGTTTTGGTACCGCTTTAATCTCTTGCTTCGGTGAAAACACGCTAAACACTTCATTTCCTAGGCATCATTCTATTTGGCATGCAGCCTGCATTAAGTTAAGAGAATGGGATAGCAGTTACCCGTGCCGGTGCCGGGGTATCGAAGCGGTCTAGGCCTAATCAGGTCGATTGCCAAGCAGATGGGCTGCCTTTTCATCCAATGTGGTGGAGATTGTCAATACAAACTTATCGGCACGTGTAACAACAGGGGGAAAGACGCATGATGTTTCGGCTTGCTACGTATATTCTTCTTGGCTGTGGGTTAATCCATACTGCTGACGCAGCCGATGATCTTGCAGCGGCTTTCGGAAAAGGGAAAACAAGTGGCAATGCACGTGTATATTATTTCACCAAGGATTTTAGCGACACTGCGCCACAGCTGATTGATCAACGGGCTGTTTCGCTTGGTGGAAAACTGCATTTCGAGACGGATCCGCTAGCCGGGATCACAGGTGGTGTCAGTTTTTATACCGCAAACGGTCTCGGCTTGAACCCCGACAACCCAGCCGAAGTGGATGCCACGCTGCCAGGCAAGACGATCAATGTGCTTGGAGAGGCTTACGTCCAGTACAGTTCCTCGACCATGGATTTCACATTGGGGCGCCAGGAAATTACCACTCCATTTGCTCATCAATCCGATGCTAGGATGATTCCTGTTACATTCGAAGCAGCAAGCTTCAATTATAACCTGTCAGCTCTGTCAATCGGGGCAAATTATCTTACAAAAGTCAAGGATCGTGTCAGTGACAGATTCGTTAATACAGGTCTTTATGCTACTACCTTGTACAGGGTGGTAGCACCGACCGACACCGATGGCATTCCGGTTCTGTCGTTAATTTACGATGATAAGAGCGCGAAGTTTCAGGTATGGAATTACTACTTGTCGGATCTGTTCAACTTGGCCTTCATACAGGGGGATTACATTTTCAATGCAAAGAATGTAAAGCCCTTCGTATCTGCGCAGTTTGTTCGTGAGTGGGATGTCGGTTCCCATCTGCTCGGCCAAGTCGATTCCACCGCCTATGGCGTGTTAGTTGGTATCAAGAAAGGCCAGAGTGGGCTTACGGCCGGATTCAACTATGTACCTTTTCAAGCCGGCGCATTTCGCAACGGCGGCATACTGTCACCGTACACGTTTGCCACAGATCCGCTTTACACTACTTCCATGACCGCCGGTCTTGTGGAGAAAAGTACCGCCTTCGCTGGCAAGGCTTACAAGATTGGTGGCAGCTATGCTTTGAAAAGCTGGTTATTGCTTGTGAGTTACGCAAAATACGATCTCAACGACAACCCTGGAGGCAAGAATTCTTCCGAAGTTGACTTTGATGCCACTTACAATTTTCAGGGCTGGCTAAAGGGGCTTTCTGCCAGAAACCGGTTAGGAGTTGTCAATTCCCAGGTTGCCCCTGAAAAGCTGATCTACAATCGTATACAGTTACAATATAAATTCTAGAGTTCATCTTGAACTTACTCCTGGTCCCGCACACGCAGACGCTTGGTTTCTCCCCGCCGGCGCTTGGCGTCCAGCCGCCTTCGCTTTGATGCCTTTGTCGGGCGGGTGGCATGACGCTGCTTTGGAGGGACTGCAGCCTGGCGGATGAGATCGGTCAGGCGGTCGATGGCGTCCTGGCGGTTGCGCTCCTGGGTGCGAAAGCGGCGGGCATCAATGATCAGTTCGCCCTGGGCGGTGAGGCGCCGGCCGGCAAGATGCATGAGCCGGGCACGTAGTCCATCCGGCAGGGAAGGGGAATGGGCGACGTCAAAACGCAGTTGTACGGCACTCTCGACCTTGTTGACGTTCTGGCCGCCGGGGCCGGAGGCGCGGGTGAACTGCAGGCGTATTTCTGATTCGTCGAGGGCGATATCTGGCGTGATCTGGATCATGCCTGGAGCTTACCCGCCAGTCGGCACTTGCTCAACTGTTCCCGCTGATCTGTGTCTTGCGTGATGAGCAGGCTGGCAAATCTGATTGCTCTGCACCTTCCTGGTGCGACAACAAGGCTTTTGTATCAAAAAGGGGCAAGCCCTTGTCATTTTCCCGGCTATTTTCAGCTTTTGCGCCTTTTCTGTGCTGGCACGGAACCTGCAGAAGTATGAGTGCGGTCCTGTGGAGGTATGAATGGCAAGGTGAGTCTGCACAAGTGCGGTAGTCCGAAAGGGGTCTAGGGTTCCAGCCTGGTCACAGGCGTTCGGACCGAGAGACTCCGGCTTCCCGCGGGGGAGGCTACACGGCGGGATAAAAGCCCGGGAGATGATCTCCCGGGCTTTTTTTATTGACCAGAGATCAAGCGAGGTGAATATGCGCGGTACATCGAAAATCTTACGCGGGTTGCTGCTCGGAATGGGTCTGGCGCTGGCGGGCGTGCAGGGCGCTCAGGCTGAAATCAAGGTGGGCGTGAGCGACTGGCCGGGCTGGGTGGCCTGGTATGTGGCGCAGGAGAAGGGCTTTTTCAAGAAGCATGGCGCCGATGTGCAGCTCGTGTGGTTCCCGAATTACACCGATTCGATCCAGGCACTCTCGGCCGGCCGGCTCGATGCCAATTCCCAGGCCCTGAGCGACAGCCTCGCGCCCTTTGCCAAGAACCTGCCGCTGAAGGTGGTGCTGGTCAATGACAATTCGGCGGGCAATGACGCCATCCTCGCCAAGCCGGCGATCAAGAGCATCAAGGATCTCAAGGGCAAGACCGTGGCCCTGGAACAGTACACCCTGTCGCATTTCCTGATGCTGCAGGCGCTTGCAAAGAACGGCATGAAGGCCTCGGATGTGCGAATCGTCAACATGGGTGCAGGGGACGCGGCAGCGGCCTTCATGGCCGGGCGGGTGGACGCGGCGGCGGTCTGGAATCCCTGGGTGAACCGCATCCAGTCCAGCGGCAAGGGGCATGCGATCTTCACCAGCAAGGACATTCCTGGTCTGATTCCCGATCTTCTGGTGGCCCAGCAGAAGTCCATCGCGGCGCATCGCAAGGACTATATCGGCATGATCCGCGCCTGGTTCGATGCCGTGCAGTTCATCAAGACCCAGCCGCAGGCAGCAGCGAAGATCATGGCGCCCAAGGTGAAACTGCCGCCTGAGGAATATGTGAAGTTCCTGCCTGGCACGCGGTTTTTCGACGCCAAGCTCAATCAGCAGGCCCTGAGCCCCGGCAACACGGCGATCTCGCTCTACTACAGTGGCCCGGTCATTTCGCGCTTCCTGATCAGCGAGAAGCTGTTGCGGAGCGCGCCGGACATGAAGGCCCATATCGATACCAGCCTTTACAACGCGGCAGTCGCGAAATAAGGCTTCACAGGCGGAGGTGCACATGGGAAGGATCTATCAGCAGGTCGCGGCCATTCGCCAGGACATCGGGCGGCCGCTGTACTGGAGCCTGGCTACCCTGGGCTTCCTCCTGCCCCTGGCGGGCTGGTTCTGGGCCACCAATACCGGTGTTGCCGATCCGGTCTTTCTGCCAAGCCCGCAGGCGGTCTGGGAATCGGCCCAGCGCTGGTGGGCGGAGGGTTTCTGGCAGGACCTCTGGGTGAGTATCTACCGGGTGATGGTGGGTTTCCTGCTGGCGGTGATCATCGGCGTGCCGCTCGGGGTGATGATCGGCAGTTTCAAGTCGGCCGAGGCCTATTTCCAGCCCCTGAATGACTTCATCCGCTACATGCCGGCCAGTGCCTTCATTCCACTGACCATCCTGTGGGTCGGCATCGGCGAGGGTTCCAAGATCGCCATCATCTTCATCGGTGTCTTTTTCCAGATCGTGGTGATGACGGCCGATACCGTGCGCCGCATCCCGCACAGCTATCTGGAGGCGGCATCGACCCTGGGCGCGGACCGCGAGGAGTTGCTGTCTTTGGTGATCTGGCGCGGCAGTCAGCCGCAGTTGCTGGATATCCTGCGGGTGAACATGGGCTGGGCCTGGACCTATCTGGTGGTGGCGGAGCTGGTGGCGGCCAATGACGGGCTGGGCTATGCCATCCTGACGGCGCAGCGCTTTCTCGAAACCGACCGCATTTTCGCCGGAATCCTGGTGATCGGGCTCATTGGCCTCTTGTTTGATTTTTCATTTCGCTGGCTGCAACGGCGCCTGTTCCCCTGGGTGAGGTGAGATATGGCCAAGGTGATTCCCATGACGAGCCAGAAACTGCAGTTCCAGTCGGTTGGCAAGACCTTTCCGCGCAAGGGCGAGGCGCCCTTGCAGGTGCTGGACGGCATCAGCCTGGATGTGCGCGACAACGAGTTCGTGGCCCTGGTGGGTGCCTCGGGTTGCGGCAAGTCCACCCTGCTGCGGATTGCGGCGGGGCTGGAGCAGGCCAGCAGCGGGCAAGTGCTGCTCAGGGGGGCGCCGGTGCAGGGTCCGGGCGCCGAGCGTGGCATGGTGTTCCAGAACTACAGCCTCTATCCCTGGCTGACGGTGATGGAGAACCTGCGTTTCTCGCGCAGCCTGAAGGCCAATCGGCGCAAGGTGCGCAACGACAGCGAACTGGGTGGCATCGTCGATCGCGGCTATGCGCTGCTGGAGATGATGGGGCTTGCGCCCTACAAGGACAGTTACCCAAGCCAACTCTCGGGCGGCATGCAGCAACGGGTGGCGATTGCCCGCGCACTGCTGTCGAGCCCGGAGGTGCTGTTGATGGACGAGCCCTTCGGCGCCCTGGACGCTCAGACTCGCGAGGTCATGCATGATCTGCTGCTGCATCTTTTTGCCGTGGAACGCAGCACGGTGCTGTTCGTGACCCATGATGTGGAGGAGGCGGTGTATCTGGCCGACCGGGTGGTGGTGCTGGCGCCCCGACCGGGGCGCATCGACAGCATTCATGCGATGCCCTGGGGCTACGAGCGCGATCAGGGCCTGAAGCTCAAGCCCGAGTTCGTGCAGATGAAGGGCGAGATCCTGGCGCGCATCCGCGCGACTTCGGGCATGCAGACCGATTTCAGCCTGCTGGAACGCATGGCGAAGCACGGTGCGCACGCGGGGAGGCGACAGGCCCATGACTAGTCAGCCGGTACGTTGGGAAGAACTGAGCTGGGAAGACCTGGTTGCCATCCGCGACAGCGGCATCCGCATGGCCATCCTGCCGGTTGGTGCTACCGAACAGCACGGTCCGCATCTGCCCATGGGAGTGGATACGCTGTCGGTGGTGGCCGTGGCAGAGGGCGCCTCGGCACGGACGGGGATTCCGGTGCTACCCGTTCTTTCCTATGGCTGTTCGCTGGGACATTCGAAAAAGTGGCCGGGCACGATTTCGCTACGGCCGGAAACCCTGGCTCGCATGATTCTCGAAATTGCGGAGTGGGTGGAAAGCGCGGGATTCGAAAGATTGTTGATCCTCAATGGCCACGTTACGAATTGGGCGCCCTTGCGCTGTGGTCTGGAGAACATTCGCCACAGCTATCCGCAGATGCGTATTGCGCTGCGCTCGCTCTGGGAAATAGATCCCGGGATTTCCAGGACCTATCACAGCGATGCCAGGAACTTCCATGCCAATTGCGCCGAGACATCGCTGATGCTGGCGCTGCGCCCGGATCTGGTGCGTCCTGAACGGGCTGTCGATGAGCCGGACCGCTCCAGCAACTGTTTTTTCTCGTATACCGTCGATCTGGAAAGTGTGCATGGGGTGGTGGGGCGGCCCAGCGAGGCCACTGAATCACAGGGCGAGGCCCTGCTCGAAACCTGCGTCATGGCTTTGAGCGCGCAGTTGCGTCTGGCGCTGCAGGAAAATTCACCGTTGGCGGGCGCTGAGCCCGATGTCAATCATTAAAACCGTGGAGGTTGCATGAACGCACCGTTTGTAAGACAGGAATCAACTTTAGCAGCGGATCTGAAGGCTCGCGGGGTCAAGTATGCCCTGGCCAGTTTCGTCGATATCCACGGTATCTCCAAGAGCAAGATCGTGCCCCTTGAGCATTTTGGGCAGATGCTCGAAGGCTCGGAACTGTTCACCGGGGCGGCGCTCGATGGCGTGCCGCAGGAGGTGAATGACGAAGAGGTGTCGGCCCGTCCGGATCCGGATTCGCTGGCCATTCTTCCCTGGAATCCTGAAGTCGCCTGGTTCGCCAGCGATCTGCATCTGGAGAACCAGCCTTTCGAGGCCTGCAGCCGCGGCATTCTCAAGCGCGTGCTGGCGCAGGCAGCCGATATGGGTTTTCAGTTCAACCTGGGGATCGAGACGGAATTCTTCATCTTCAAGGATACTGCAGATGGCGGTTTTGCCCCGGTCAGTGCGCGCGACAACCTGGCCAAGCCCTGTTATGACGTTCGTGGTTTCCTGGACAATTACGGCTTGCTGGATGAAATCGTGCAGGCCATGAATGGACTGGGTTGGGATGTGTATTCCTTCGACCATGAGGACGCCAATGGTCAGTTCGAGACGGATTTTCAGTATGCCGATGCCCTGAGCATGGCCGATCGGGTGACCTTTTTTCGTCTGATGGTAGGCGAGATGGCCCGGCGCCATGGCT
Coding sequences:
- a CDS encoding pyridine nucleotide-disulfide oxidoreductase, whose protein sequence is MNAFVGADQGPKSLLSNTRQQLHLRIEGFSYADLYRPERLPELDKKFQRWLEERDEALAVRFDSYRRQGSLTATAESDLLIESARHLEDFLVMVFGLERAQAGLRAQQFQDEPVHAFKEHFVKPTIRKKRVGQMLDFGELDARVRAFLPDVQDIDPELAIARLWQQSSAANDQVLLSLVEDWVWAAISTASGRQRIKDWVSFRVPRKRDFVRLVPVTPVPSDPAGRVQGPPEQWRQRDGFSLTDARASLREVMDQVHYCVFCHDHEGDRCSKGFQGKDGEFRRNPLDVELTGCPLEERISEANVLKRDGFTLGALAVIMIDNPLLPATGHRICNDCMKSCIYQKQEPVDIPQIETRILTDILGWPWGFEVYFLLTRWNPLNRERPYTLPYNGFKVLTVGSGPAGFNLSYHLLQAGFGIAAIDGLKIEPLPSWWTGSAEQVPVPILDINELFESLDSRRIAGFGGVAEYGITVRWDKNFLKLIQLALCRNAYYCLYGGVRFGGTLTVEDAWAIGFDHVALCTGAGKPTVLPMKNHLAQGIRQASDFLMALQLTGAAQWESLANLQVRLPALIIGGGLTAIDTATEVQAYYIRQVEKLLERYEALAETGRMDALHASLDPAQRIILEEQLAHGRQVRQERERANRNGTLPDFISLIHAWGGVTVVYRRSMAQSPAYLRNHEEIEKALQEGIFYAEALSPLEAKLDEAGHVRAMLFALQAQDSNGNWRDAGEQVELATRSVFVAAGSTPNTSYEREHPGTFPMQGRFYAAFSSSADGEEVHPIPGLGHCKSRETGFLTGYPGPKKVSFYGDNHPHFHGSVVKAMASGRKGACEIIDLFKGQATIHADTATLDQLWRRFAADLDNRFSARIKSVERLGQHLVRLTIHAPQATQNWQPGQIFRLQNYAGLASTMGNTRLQMEGVALDGVHVDRERGLITLMVNEVGVSTRIAGSLQPGDPVVLMGPTGTGVPIVEGQHIVVIGHRAAFTSLMDASATWRSKGNHVTFIGHFRDAEAIVPLQELAAELADQLVWVIDQGPTPMLMSPNEICHLGWPAFLRRCAEDEHLGAWLKNADLLLVSDTPAAMRLCATAIEEDLRMFAKPGLRAIAAVTSPMQCMLKEVCAQCLCSHRGNPGKAEKTVFSCFDQHQSLFHVDFVNLGLRQRQNAVHEKLGALWFDQLMHE
- a CDS encoding OprD family outer membrane porin codes for the protein MMFRLATYILLGCGLIHTADAADDLAAAFGKGKTSGNARVYYFTKDFSDTAPQLIDQRAVSLGGKLHFETDPLAGITGGVSFYTANGLGLNPDNPAEVDATLPGKTINVLGEAYVQYSSSTMDFTLGRQEITTPFAHQSDARMIPVTFEAASFNYNLSALSIGANYLTKVKDRVSDRFVNTGLYATTLYRVVAPTDTDGIPVLSLIYDDKSAKFQVWNYYLSDLFNLAFIQGDYIFNAKNVKPFVSAQFVREWDVGSHLLGQVDSTAYGVLVGIKKGQSGLTAGFNYVPFQAGAFRNGGILSPYTFATDPLYTTSMTAGLVEKSTAFAGKAYKIGGSYALKSWLLLVSYAKYDLNDNPGGKNSSEVDFDATYNFQGWLKGLSARNRLGVVNSQVAPEKLIYNRIQLQYKF
- the arfB gene encoding alternative ribosome rescue aminoacyl-tRNA hydrolase ArfB, with translation MIQITPDIALDESEIRLQFTRASGPGGQNVNKVESAVQLRFDVAHSPSLPDGLRARLMHLAGRRLTAQGELIIDARRFRTQERNRQDAIDRLTDLIRQAAVPPKQRHATRPTKASKRRRLDAKRRRGETKRLRVRDQE
- a CDS encoding ABC transporter substrate-binding protein, which encodes MLLGMGLALAGVQGAQAEIKVGVSDWPGWVAWYVAQEKGFFKKHGADVQLVWFPNYTDSIQALSAGRLDANSQALSDSLAPFAKNLPLKVVLVNDNSAGNDAILAKPAIKSIKDLKGKTVALEQYTLSHFLMLQALAKNGMKASDVRIVNMGAGDAAAAFMAGRVDAAAVWNPWVNRIQSSGKGHAIFTSKDIPGLIPDLLVAQQKSIAAHRKDYIGMIRAWFDAVQFIKTQPQAAAKIMAPKVKLPPEEYVKFLPGTRFFDAKLNQQALSPGNTAISLYYSGPVISRFLISEKLLRSAPDMKAHIDTSLYNAAVAK
- a CDS encoding ABC transporter permease codes for the protein MGRIYQQVAAIRQDIGRPLYWSLATLGFLLPLAGWFWATNTGVADPVFLPSPQAVWESAQRWWAEGFWQDLWVSIYRVMVGFLLAVIIGVPLGVMIGSFKSAEAYFQPLNDFIRYMPASAFIPLTILWVGIGEGSKIAIIFIGVFFQIVVMTADTVRRIPHSYLEAASTLGADREELLSLVIWRGSQPQLLDILRVNMGWAWTYLVVAELVAANDGLGYAILTAQRFLETDRIFAGILVIGLIGLLFDFSFRWLQRRLFPWVR
- a CDS encoding ABC transporter ATP-binding protein; amino-acid sequence: MTSQKLQFQSVGKTFPRKGEAPLQVLDGISLDVRDNEFVALVGASGCGKSTLLRIAAGLEQASSGQVLLRGAPVQGPGAERGMVFQNYSLYPWLTVMENLRFSRSLKANRRKVRNDSELGGIVDRGYALLEMMGLAPYKDSYPSQLSGGMQQRVAIARALLSSPEVLLMDEPFGALDAQTREVMHDLLLHLFAVERSTVLFVTHDVEEAVYLADRVVVLAPRPGRIDSIHAMPWGYERDQGLKLKPEFVQMKGEILARIRATSGMQTDFSLLERMAKHGAHAGRRQAHD
- a CDS encoding creatininase family protein; its protein translation is MTSQPVRWEELSWEDLVAIRDSGIRMAILPVGATEQHGPHLPMGVDTLSVVAVAEGASARTGIPVLPVLSYGCSLGHSKKWPGTISLRPETLARMILEIAEWVESAGFERLLILNGHVTNWAPLRCGLENIRHSYPQMRIALRSLWEIDPGISRTYHSDARNFHANCAETSLMLALRPDLVRPERAVDEPDRSSNCFFSYTVDLESVHGVVGRPSEATESQGEALLETCVMALSAQLRLALQENSPLAGAEPDVNH
- the glnT gene encoding type III glutamate--ammonia ligase, whose amino-acid sequence is MNAPFVRQESTLAADLKARGVKYALASFVDIHGISKSKIVPLEHFGQMLEGSELFTGAALDGVPQEVNDEEVSARPDPDSLAILPWNPEVAWFASDLHLENQPFEACSRGILKRVLAQAADMGFQFNLGIETEFFIFKDTADGGFAPVSARDNLAKPCYDVRGFLDNYGLLDEIVQAMNGLGWDVYSFDHEDANGQFETDFQYADALSMADRVTFFRLMVGEMARRHGYFASFMPKPFGDRTGSGAHYNMSLAELGSGRNLFAADKDRYGNKLSRLGYQFTAGVLRHAPAICAVIAPTVNSYKRLVRRGNQSGFTWAPIFVSYGNNNRTNMLRIPLAGGRVECRAADIAGNIYLGAAMILAAGLEGIREELDPGAPHAENMYLHSEAELDTMGISALPRTLGEAVDAFEQDPLSEQVMGPIMARSFAQYKREEWEEYHRHVSDWEIRRYLKLF